aaactgaaataaaaacttctacagacatatttttgtaaaaatgacaaaaacacaaaaaacgacTAAAACttggacaaaataaatataaaagttacatttaattctaaatattaacaaaaacgatattttttatttttacaccttCAGCAAATCTGAGCCCAGTCTGAGGTTTTTGTGACGTGTGTGAGATGACTGGGGTTTTCTGAGAACATGAGAAGTGATTCAGGTATTTTGACGGCTTGTGTCTGTCCTCTACTTCCTTCTCCAGAGGAAGTGAGCGTCTCGTCTCAGGCCACCATGTCCTCCGAAGACCTTCCTTTGATCTTTGAGCCGTTTGAAGACATCACAGCACCAAGAGCATCATCTGGACCGTCTGTCACCATGACGCCAGCGCCCGTAACCGTGGAGCGGATGGTGTCCATGGATACGGATCACACTTCCTCTGATGTCCGTCTCTCAGGAACGACAGAGCCAATCACAGAACCCCATCCGGAAGCAGAGCATCATGGGACGACACAACGTGAGAATATATAACAGAGCAGCAGTGATGACATACTTCTGGAGCTTCACTGATTCCCTCAAATAAAGCCCAATATGATTTTTCTATTGGCTTTTGTATTATTGCAGAAAGAAAGCTCAGTGACCAGTAAGAGTTTGAGTCATCCTAACAGTCTTCACAAATTAAAGAAACAGTTAATCTGAAAATTACAATCTGCTGTAAATGTGTTCACcctcagtttgtttcttcatcaggtttgtagaaatgtagcactgcatcagtgtctcatcaatggatgctcagcagtgaatgggtgccgtcagaatgagagtctgataaaaacatcacaataatccacagcacagcatccataataacacttcctccagtgaaaaagtgcatctgctgttgttgtttagagctgtttaaacgctgcttgatctgtgcagatttctctcctgattcagaccagaacactttttcactggaggaagtgttattatggattatagactctatgtatttgagttaaaatcatcttaatgctggatgtgtttcaggttttgtcttctccagatgttcactgatggactggagtgctgtggattattgtgatgtttttatcagactctcattctgacggcacccattcactgacaCTTGTTAGCAACCATCTTTTCAAGACTTTGGTTTAAAGAAATACGTCATCGCTCTATACAAACAACATCTGCTGTCTAACTTCTGATGTAGATTGTTGATATATTAAGTTATAAAGCTGATATAAGTGGTTCTGATTGGTCCAGCGGGTGATGATGTCACGCAGCACTCTGTTACCCATCAGCCTCTGATGGTTGATCCCGAATCGAAAGGTTTGTCGTGTGTTCAGATCAGCAGCGCTTGTGTCCGAACGCTGAGAGCTGAACATCTCTGTGTTACAGAGGAGCctgatgaagatgaagaggatgaggaggTGGACTCTGATGAGGAGGACAGCGAAGAGGACCTGACAGAGAGCACCATGGCCCCGCCGTACAGCCTGATTCCTCCTCCTCCCGTCTGGGTGCAGCGGAACCAGGGCCTGGGTGAGAGTCGAGCGCCGGATCACATCCATCTCCTCGGTTCTTCATCATTATAAAgagacttctctctctctctctctctctctctgtgtgtttgcagtgcGGAGCTGGGTGGAGCTTATCAGAGAGAAGGTACTGATGCTCTGGAAAACTGCACTTCCAGATTATTCTTAAAGAAGTCTGTTCTGCTCATCAAGGTctttaaaaattgtgaaatattattctaatgtaaatcatctgttttctgtgtgaatctgtgttaaagtgtaatttatttctgtgatgctccgctgtattttcagcatcattcctccagtcttcagtgtcacatgatcttcagaaatcatgaaaatatgatgatttactgctcaagaaacatttctgattattatcaatgttgaacacagttgtgctgctcaatatttctttggaaactgtgatgcattatcATTAAAGTACTTTTATTCATCTGTGAtgaatttaattgatcaaaagtgacggtaaagacatttataatgttacaataatgTTCCTTAACGTTCTATTTATCTgtgaatcatgaaaaataaaacgtAGCACAATTTctgcaaacattttaatattttcaaaaataataataatcagaaatgtttcttgagcagtaaatcatcatattttcatgatttctgaagatcatgtgacactgaagactggaggaatgatgctgaaaatacagcggagcatcacagaaatacattacactttaacacagattcacacagaaaacagatgatttaaacagtaaaatatttCCCAAgcttctgatcaaataaatgcagcgtcAGTGAGCAGAAGAGTCTCTCAGAAGCTCTAAAGCGCTCGCTGGTGTCTGTAGGCTGGTTATGTGTCAGGGATGTTGGCTCCGGTGGGGATTGGGATCGCTGGAGCTCTTCTTCTGGTCGGAGCTCTCTACAGCATCAGAGCGATCCATCGCAGGAGGAACAGCTTCAAACACCAGAGGAGGAAGGTACCATCATCACAgtcttcagtagattcatcttcCATCCTTTACCTTTCAATCGGAGTGATTTCCCTTCAATGTGGATGATTTTCAGCCCCCCAGAGCAGTGCGCAGCGGACCAGACAACGCCATGCTGCTGGCCGACAGCTCAGAAGACGAGTTCTGACCAGAACCACCTGTGCTTCACACAAACACTGAGGATATACACTCAGATCATTTAGACCCAGAATCGTCTTTCAGAATCACAATAAGAACCTTTTCTTTCTCAAGCATTTACACTCTTTTGAGAAACATCATTGAGATGCTATTATacgttttaataatatattttggcactttttatttatatattttatgttttcatttatatatgtatgaatgtgtgtgtgtgtgtatgtgtgtgtgtgtttgaacattgaatattaaatttaaatgagaaattaaatcttgcaaactaaaaaatattttatttttaattgtatttcaagtaacaaaatgtttttgtttttttttaaataaagtgtctTGGGTGAATGTTCATTTTTAGTAACTCAAAACAGTATAACCACAcgtatgtgtgtttatttcttgctatttttcaggttttagtccataaaatataaagaataacattattattttattaaaatgccaTCATCAGTTCAGAAACATTAATATCACCTGAAACGTCTGTCAAATATGATCGTTCTGATGTTGTTTTCATGTCGTCATGACAATATGATCTCATCATGTGACGTGTTTGTGTTTCATCTGATTCACTGCAGGGTGTTTTTATCAAAGTTGTGAAATATCTTTACAGTAAGAGTGTGTTCAGTGTCCTACAAATGTGAACACTTCACTGtaaatacactaaaataaaagATCTAATCACGTATTTTTGTAGTGCTTTCTTTTACtgttacaaatttatttattttaatttttaaggaTAAAAAAATGCTGGTGCTCCTCATCAAAACAGACTGGCCTTCAAATAATTGCTTATAAATCTCTGGTTATGCTGTATATAATGACCAAATTGAGATTTCCATCTTGTTGtcagcttgttttctttcagttaacACAAGTTTTGTTTCTCTTTCTGGAACTGATTAATTACACGCCTCGTTGTTTTGAGCTCACACTTCTTCCTATAATATGCAGCAGATCTTCATTCATCACTAATAAGGGTAAAGCAATCTTACCAACAAGCAAAGGTTTAAGAACAATCAAATATGCCCTAATCTTTAAGAAAATGTGTGTCAATTACTTGTCaagcatacacacatacatgcacttcTAACCAATCCACTGAAAAGCACACCTGTGCAACATGATCAGTTCATTTTTAAAGCTGtttatactgtgaaattaatatcttacgtttcgtacacacatctgcactttgtttatGGTGAGAGCATTCAGGCAGAttcatctgaatgcctctgattggccaatgcattCATGAGCTCAACAGAATCCCGTGTGATTGGTTACCAGTGTTGTGCTACTTACTAAgaactagttacagttactagtaacttaattcaaaaagtaactcaattactttgttgattacttacaccaaaaagtaatgcattaatgtactgcataaaagcacattaatgggaacattaaagaaagttctttaaaaaggtaactaaaaagttacttttaactaggactgctccgatcacgattggccgatcgttatgcacatccgcgttatggtctatacaaacacaaagtaaaacagaaagtaatttttaaacactattttgattaagtcagaccagcacaaactgaatattgtatataacaagggtttctgaaataaataacaaaacacctgaataatatattcagaatcaaaaactaaagtggcttctacTTGAATAAATGGAaacacgcccacagtgcgtcttcatgtttacagtggttggcgtccaccaatcctacaatgcgtcgctgctgcaaacaggttcggctgcacttcagtcaaaatgtattaattttttaaaaagtaacggacaatgcaccatatggtaacggtaacagagttaattaatttaaaaagtaatgcgttacagtattagttatTGTCAAAAGTAACTAATAACCCGTTACTAGCCAACACTGgacaacactcttaaaaaaaaagggttcattggggttttggcacaaaggttctttaggctattattcattcatatatgacattattctgcaacattttgtatttgtaattaaattattgtttgtagtaacttaatatcacattttaatcgtgctgatttttggagaaaaactgaaatggcactcttcgtgtgatattgataaactacataaaatgatataaatatatacattttctaacccccatatcttgaattttgtgatcatacACATGCatccataaatgcatttgaatacaccgaataatgcagtgaaagaacgcactcaaaatgcacacgcgcactagtatgacttcatcatgtaactttacattagtctagatgcgtgcactttttaggcacgatttgtttactttttgaatatacttgatactgttaaaaggcacatcattaaaacaaaaaatacgagttcacatatcacacctaaacacgcgtggaaaacgtaattagaactagctactaaattagttaaaaatgcctatccatatacagcttagagctgtaatcaggccataaaagttaggcccgacaggacccgagcccgacaggtacattttgattgacagctttttaacaGCTTTCtgtatcaaataaatccagcacaatatgtacaaattgaacatggtttatttttacctcacgtgaacattcttaaaaatgcgttcagtagcttttatttgccttaaacAGGTGAAGACCaaaatattatgacatcaatttaacaatgtgaaaagcaccattgaaaatgtttgtattatagaacaatttttaatttaaacagcagcatgcagaaaaaagaaatcatgaaCAGGTACCTGTACAATATTGGTGTTGCACCAAATTGTGGTCACaaagaatacattttcaaatacatggggtaaaaattaatacaaagacAGGGCTGTCATTATTAACAACTGCTACAGACTTATAGTCAATAGTCAAGTAAAATGACACCATTTCCCCATAgaacacaacattatttaaaaagcacaaaatgtgaattttgtcatCAGTTACTCTCCCTCATACCATTTCAAATCCATACGATTtccattcatctttgaaacacaaatgaagagtatttttaatgaaatatctgtgctttctgtccctccattgacagcctaTGCAACTACCATTTCAACGTCCAATACAGTACAgctgtcagatttcattaaaaaggaTCTTCATTAGTGTTCAAAAAATTAACAAAGGTCTAACAGGATTGGAatgggattatatatatatataatatagccgAACGATTGAAAAGCCAGGGGCGTGCTGCATTTTCAAACGCATTTCAAATCCACattgactttttattcatcacGAGGTATTAAGTGAAAATGCAATTGAAACATCTTGTATTTTAAGTGTCAATCCACTTCTTCATTGCACTAAGAATAATAGAAATTTAAAACACCACTTTGCAGCACctttggctcagaatgcattctgaaactctcactgtattttgctacaattatcacgctgtattatgatgaaaatgcaaTCCCACGTGTCCTACCCCCAAGTCAAAATTTATTTaggaaaaactgcatttaaatgataattttactacagtttttgcttggacATATTAAACACATCTAATCAATTTGTGTAATAtatgttcatttgaattttgcaacttataaagcattaaaatatgtttttattttgcatattaaaactagtgtaggaaatggcaaatgtaaactatataatAGATGtttcattttgcactaaatattaaacatttgtttgggaaaatgtacattaaaatacagaaacacattgccattttgcttatttcatttctaatttaattttgctacccatatgttttcataaataaaaacttaataaataaaacagaatacaaaCCCATGATAAGAATGCAACGGGTGCTTGGGATGCAAAGTATACGAGAGATACTATATtacacgagaactctttgaccacagctgctgtgcttcaaaagctcttggagcagctcaacactggttttctctgaggtggtcggatcgcatcagattgtggttaatcttgcagatcatgacttatatctactcttcctctccctgcagtttggtaatataaagattcctcctttgaactcccacctcttctgtgggttttattgttctgggtctgaatttgggctcctggggtctcaaaaaagaaacgttttcaatctccaaggtgaacgttatgacaacacagtcttagaaaaaagggttcattggggttctatatagaaccatagggttcttttcTCAACtcaaaagaaccttttatgctaaaaaggttctataatgacaagaaaaaaaacccttttggcaaaaaggttctttaggctatt
The genomic region above belongs to Carassius carassius chromosome 18, fCarCar2.1, whole genome shotgun sequence and contains:
- the LOC132091743 gene encoding armadillo-like helical domain-containing protein 4 — translated: MSSEDLPLIFEPFEDITAPRASSGPSVTMTPAPVTVERMVSMDTDHTSSDVRLSGTTEPITEPHPEAEHHGTTQQEPDEDEEDEEVDSDEEDSEEDLTESTMAPPYSLIPPPPVWVQRNQGLVRSWVELIREKAGYVSGMLAPVGIGIAGALLLVGALYSIRAIHRRRNSFKHQRRKPPRAVRSGPDNAMLLADSSEDEF